In a genomic window of Nocardia fluminea:
- a CDS encoding NtaA/DmoA family FMN-dependent monooxygenase (This protein belongs to a clade of FMN-dependent monooxygenases, within a broader family of flavin-dependent oxidoreductases, the luciferase-like monooxygenase (LMM) family, some of whose members use coenzyme F420 rather than FMN.) has protein sequence MSTPRKQVILGAYLGGVNHHTAWWHPEAGSQIDFSSFEHTARTAERGKFDFFFLAEGLILRERAGQIFDQDIIGRPDTFGVLAAIASVTEHLGLAGTVNATFNEPYELARQFATLDHLSGGRAAWNVVTSFDAFTGQNFRRGGFLDPSDRYVRAEETLRAVRALWDSWNADDIVADKDSGRFLARPDAGSFEFRGRQFDISGRFTVPRSPQGRPVILQAGVSPQGRDFAAANADAIFSPYGKLREAADFYRDIKSRAVAAGRSPDDIKILPSASFVLGDTDAEAIEKYRAIRDEQVTGQTALILLEQIWNRDLSGYDPEGPVPDVEPEPDAPPFIQGRAFLHQDRFATVKRLREVSEAKKLTLRETVIDQFERGPIVGTPARVAEKIDDFVNSDGSDGFILGSHLVPTGLDEFVDRVVPLLQDRGALRTEYTGTTLRDNLGLPGLRSAAVPVDA, from the coding sequence ATGAGTACACCCCGCAAGCAGGTCATCCTCGGCGCCTACCTCGGCGGCGTCAACCACCACACCGCCTGGTGGCACCCCGAGGCGGGCAGCCAGATCGACTTCAGCTCCTTCGAACACACCGCGCGCACAGCCGAACGCGGCAAGTTCGACTTCTTCTTCCTGGCCGAAGGTCTCATCCTGCGTGAGCGCGCGGGCCAGATCTTCGACCAGGACATCATCGGCCGCCCCGACACCTTCGGCGTGCTGGCCGCCATCGCCTCGGTCACCGAGCACCTCGGCCTCGCGGGCACCGTCAACGCGACGTTCAACGAGCCCTACGAGCTGGCCCGGCAGTTCGCCACTCTCGATCATCTCTCCGGCGGCCGCGCGGCCTGGAACGTGGTGACCTCCTTCGACGCCTTCACCGGACAGAACTTTCGCCGCGGTGGCTTCCTCGACCCGTCCGACCGGTATGTGCGGGCCGAGGAGACACTGCGTGCTGTGCGTGCCCTGTGGGATTCGTGGAATGCCGACGACATCGTCGCCGACAAGGACAGCGGGCGATTCCTGGCCCGGCCCGATGCCGGATCGTTCGAGTTCCGTGGTCGGCAGTTCGACATCTCCGGCCGGTTCACCGTGCCGCGCAGCCCGCAGGGCAGACCGGTGATCCTGCAAGCCGGTGTCTCACCGCAGGGCCGCGATTTCGCCGCGGCCAACGCCGACGCCATCTTCTCCCCCTATGGCAAGCTTCGCGAGGCCGCGGACTTCTATCGCGACATCAAGTCGCGCGCGGTCGCGGCCGGGCGCTCGCCCGATGACATCAAGATCCTGCCGTCGGCGAGTTTCGTCCTCGGCGACACCGACGCCGAGGCGATCGAGAAGTACCGGGCGATCCGCGACGAGCAGGTCACCGGACAGACCGCGCTGATCCTGCTCGAACAGATCTGGAACCGGGACCTGTCCGGCTACGACCCCGAGGGCCCGGTCCCTGACGTCGAGCCCGAGCCCGACGCGCCGCCGTTCATCCAGGGCCGGGCCTTCCTGCACCAAGACCGCTTCGCCACGGTCAAGCGGTTGCGCGAGGTATCCGAGGCCAAGAAGCTGACCCTGCGCGAGACGGTGATCGACCAGTTCGAGCGCGGCCCGATCGTCGGAACACCGGCCCGGGTCGCGGAGAAGATCGACGATTTCGTCAACAGCGACGGTTCCGACGGTTTCATCCTCGGTTCTCACCTCGTCCCCACCGGCCTGGACGAATTCGTCGACCGTGTGGTCCCTTTGCTCCAGGACCGAGGTGCCCTCCGCACCGAGTACACCGGAACCACCCTGCGAGACAACCTCGGCCTCCCCGGCCTACGATCGGCCGCGGTTCCGGTCGACGCCTGA
- a CDS encoding carboxylate-amine ligase produces MASLSIDRRDRCHRDDIRAFTVGVEEEFVLVDPATGRPSLTNTTVAAAETGTALQLELSQCQIETCTPVCASIEAVHREVRRARIAVIDAAARSGSFPLAVGVPIWGPPAGSITGTPRYQRIARYFGAPADQVTCGCHVHVCVPDRDLAVQVSNHLRRWLPALLALTANSPIAEGIDTGHASWRHIMWARWPSSGPPPYFRSAAHYDDIVARLARDGQILDPAMVYWDIRLSAHLPTIEVRISDVPATAEETALLASLVRGLVITSVAAIGRGHFAVPIPRSRLRSACRSAARDGLCGTRLATAVPGRRDGRHALARLLCHVRPALEESGDYAFTRDALAAVLTSGNGAVRQRRALLAGGPANVIDVLSRLTAEGGAADDFQRGKVTRPAGHERTGG; encoded by the coding sequence ATGGCGTCCCTGTCGATAGACCGACGCGACCGGTGCCACCGCGATGACATCCGCGCGTTCACCGTCGGCGTCGAGGAAGAGTTCGTGCTGGTCGACCCGGCCACCGGACGCCCTTCCCTGACCAACACGACCGTCGCCGCAGCCGAGACCGGCACCGCGTTGCAACTGGAACTCTCCCAATGCCAGATCGAAACCTGCACCCCGGTGTGCGCGAGTATCGAGGCGGTGCATCGCGAGGTTCGGCGGGCGAGGATCGCCGTCATCGACGCCGCGGCTCGGTCCGGTTCGTTTCCGTTGGCTGTGGGGGTACCGATCTGGGGCCCTCCTGCCGGTTCCATCACCGGCACGCCGAGATACCAGCGCATAGCCCGATATTTCGGGGCGCCGGCCGACCAGGTGACCTGCGGTTGCCATGTCCATGTCTGCGTCCCCGACCGCGACCTCGCGGTACAGGTGAGCAATCACCTGCGGCGCTGGCTCCCCGCGCTGTTGGCGTTGACCGCGAATTCACCGATCGCCGAGGGCATCGATACCGGACACGCCAGCTGGCGCCACATCATGTGGGCGCGGTGGCCGAGCTCGGGTCCACCACCGTATTTCCGCTCAGCTGCGCATTACGACGACATCGTCGCCCGACTCGCGCGAGACGGACAGATCCTCGACCCCGCGATGGTCTATTGGGATATTCGATTGTCCGCTCACCTACCCACCATCGAGGTCCGGATCAGCGATGTCCCCGCCACCGCAGAGGAAACCGCACTGCTGGCGAGTCTGGTACGGGGCCTGGTCATCACCTCGGTCGCCGCGATCGGCCGTGGACATTTCGCCGTACCGATCCCGCGATCGCGCCTGCGCTCAGCGTGCCGCTCCGCCGCCCGCGACGGGCTCTGCGGCACTCGACTCGCCACAGCCGTCCCGGGTCGAAGGGATGGCCGCCACGCCCTGGCCCGATTGCTCTGCCACGTTCGTCCCGCGCTGGAGGAATCGGGTGACTACGCGTTCACCCGAGACGCGCTCGCGGCAGTGCTCACCAGTGGTAACGGCGCTGTCCGGCAACGCCGCGCCCTGCTGGCAGGCGGCCCGGCGAACGTCATCGATGTGCTCTCGCGACTGACCGCCGAAGGCGGCGCAGCCGACGATTTCCAGCGAGGCAAGGTGACAAGACCGGCCGGTCATGAGCGAACGGGTGGTTGA
- a CDS encoding serine hydrolase domain-containing protein — translation MRMKLAMLGMAVLVATSCGIDTSHDVTESGRAEIVDALNNAVRQGYPGAQAVITDNGHTWSVTAGAADLATGRPFSDGDRLRIASNTKPFVATVMLQLVAEGKTELDAPVERYLPGVVRGPGIDGNRITIRNLLQHTSGLPEYAAESGTPPEPGQVAGLTEHVRWGTTDTAEMIRHALTAPADFDPGAHWAYSNTNYAVAGMVVEQITGNPIGAEITRRVIVPLGLRDTYYPDPDEIDIRGPHPKGYTEIDGTRVDYTSQNVSWAGAAGAMVASGADLNHFFTALLDGKLLPPAQLAEMKNVRPTGVDSTWAYGLGLARMTMSCGNELWGHTGGLSGTVTYGGVVLTTGRAVTIALNQDLMDDRSGEGSRALDAAACSTL, via the coding sequence ATGCGGATGAAACTTGCGATGCTGGGGATGGCGGTGTTGGTAGCGACGTCGTGCGGAATCGACACTTCGCACGATGTCACGGAATCGGGTCGGGCCGAGATCGTGGACGCGCTGAACAATGCGGTGCGCCAGGGCTATCCGGGCGCTCAGGCGGTGATCACCGATAACGGTCATACCTGGTCGGTCACCGCAGGGGCGGCCGACCTGGCTACCGGTAGGCCGTTCTCCGACGGCGATCGACTCCGGATAGCGAGCAATACCAAGCCGTTCGTCGCCACGGTGATGCTGCAACTGGTGGCCGAGGGCAAGACCGAGCTGGATGCGCCGGTGGAACGGTATCTACCGGGGGTGGTGCGCGGGCCCGGCATCGACGGTAATCGGATCACGATCCGAAACCTGCTGCAGCACACCAGCGGACTACCCGAATACGCTGCCGAGTCCGGGACACCGCCCGAGCCGGGTCAGGTCGCGGGCCTCACCGAGCACGTCCGATGGGGGACAACGGACACCGCCGAAATGATCCGTCATGCGCTCACCGCGCCCGCCGATTTCGATCCCGGTGCGCACTGGGCATATTCCAACACGAACTACGCCGTCGCCGGCATGGTGGTCGAGCAGATCACCGGAAATCCGATAGGCGCTGAGATCACCCGCCGCGTCATCGTGCCCCTCGGCTTGCGCGACACCTACTACCCGGACCCCGACGAGATCGACATCCGTGGCCCACACCCCAAGGGCTACACCGAAATCGACGGCACGCGGGTCGACTACACCAGTCAGAACGTATCGTGGGCCGGTGCCGCGGGCGCGATGGTCGCCTCGGGTGCCGACCTGAACCACTTCTTCACCGCCCTGCTCGACGGAAAGCTGCTCCCACCCGCGCAATTGGCGGAAATGAAGAACGTCCGGCCCACCGGAGTGGACAGCACATGGGCATACGGACTCGGCCTGGCCCGCATGACGATGTCGTGCGGCAACGAACTCTGGGGCCACACCGGCGGCCTGTCGGGCACAGTGACCTACGGCGGTGTGGTCCTCACGACCGGCCGCGCCGTAACCATCGCCCTCAATCAAGACCTCATGGATGACCGCTCCGGGGAAGGTTCCCGTGCGTTGGACGCTGCCGCCTGCTCGACGCTCTAG
- a CDS encoding DUF7144 family membrane protein — protein MTGNTSTVHNVTPEAEPFQRQAVAEGISISAAFMLIILAAVSILQGISAIVDDQLYVAGIEYIYEFDTTTWGWVHVVLGALALLCGVGLAIGSTWARYAAMAIAALVIVANFMSLPYYPAWSIVIIALSVVIIWAVSTWRPAR, from the coding sequence ATGACCGGTAACACGTCTACGGTGCACAACGTCACGCCCGAGGCAGAGCCCTTTCAGCGGCAGGCAGTCGCCGAGGGGATATCGATCTCGGCCGCGTTCATGCTCATCATTCTGGCGGCAGTCTCCATTCTGCAGGGAATTTCGGCGATCGTGGACGACCAGTTGTATGTCGCCGGAATCGAGTACATCTACGAGTTCGACACCACCACATGGGGCTGGGTTCATGTCGTGCTGGGCGCTCTCGCACTGCTGTGCGGCGTGGGCCTCGCGATCGGATCGACGTGGGCCCGCTACGCCGCGATGGCGATAGCCGCACTGGTCATCGTCGCGAACTTCATGTCCTTGCCGTACTACCCGGCATGGTCGATCGTGATCATCGCGCTCAGCGTCGTGATCATCTGGGCTGTATCCACCTGGCGACCCGCACGCTGA